Genomic window (Sediminispirochaeta smaragdinae DSM 11293):
TTCGACCCCGTCGCCGTTTTTGTATTTCTTCGTCATATTGCGAATCTCAAGCTTTACTTCATTGGTCATACGATTATCTCCCTTCAGAAATTATGAAAAAGTACTATTCCATCTTGAAGCCTTTTGAAATCGTGTCTGCGCCGACATATTTCCTCAGCAGCAACAGGAGGATAAGGTTCGGAATAATAAGAATAAGCGCGAAAACGGCACCTGCCGTTGCCGGATAATCAAGAATCACACCGTACATTTCCACCGGCATTGTTCGATATCTGGGAAGACCGACGAGAAGCGTTCCCTGGTTCTCCCCAAGCGATGCGATAAAAGTAAACATTGCGGCAACCGCAATACCCGGCCAGGCCATGGGAAGCGTCACATGAAAAAACGTGCGTATGGGACCGGCACCGGCATCCCTTGCTGCTTCCTCCTGCTGCCGTGGTATGCTGCGAAAGGCCCCCGCAGGCAACCATATCATCAACATCATCGAACCGAGCATATGAATCAGAAGGACCCCAAGGAAGGTGCCCATTAGATTGATTTTATAAAATATGATTCCCATGGAAATAAAGAGACCAAGATGGGGAAAGGCATTCCCGAGCAGAAACGAAAGCATGACGATTTTCCTTCCCGGAAAATCATAACGGGCAAGCACATAGGCGGCGGGGAGACATATTGCAAGAGAAAGGGCTGTTGTAATAAAAGCAATGATAAACGACAAAGAGATGGAACTTACAAGGCTTTTCTGACTTAATACATATGCCCACCATTTCAGGCCGAACGTTCTCGGCAGGACCCACGGAACCTCATATGTATCCGCAAATGCCAGCATGAACATATGCAACAGCGGACCATAGAAAAAAAGAATAAACACAATAAGAACCATGAATTCGATGAATTTTTTGTATCCCATCATGTGAACCCACCGTTTCGGATTTAAGAACTTCATAACCTGAACCACCGCCTTTTCATAAGCTTTCATTCTCCCCTCTAAAATCCCAAAAGATGCTTTCTGATCGCTTTTGCCATGACGACCTTTCGCGTCGTTACATTTTCCACCCCGCAGGAAAGGAATCGAACAAGCTCGTTTTCATCATTAACCGTCCAAACCGAGAGGGGAATGCCCTTCTTTTTCAAATCGCCTATGTTTTCATCTTTCAAATACTGGTATGGAACGTTGACTCCCCTGACCTTGTGCCTCAGGCACATCTCCGAAATAAGACCGATATGAGGAGTGATACCGGGAATACGTTCAAGTAAGTATTTCCATGGCCTGGTATAAAAGCTTTGATGCGATGGCTGTAGCGCTTCACGGCGAACAAGCTGGAAATAGACAGGTTCAAGAATATTCTCGGCGTTCAGGTAAACGGTAGACATCTTCGTAATTTCCGGGTGCTTTTCAAGATATGGGAGTGTAATGAGCCCGGTCAGTATCAGACGATCAGAGCCTATGCCAAAACGGGAAGCTAAGGAGATCACTTCAAGGGGAAGGTTATCCTCCTTAAGGTCACAGTTTATGCGAATTTCGGGATGGTGCCGAAGTAATTCAAATATCTCCGATAAATGGGGATGTGAAACATAACCATTCTGTTCCCATTCATTGTGCGAAAGTATCAAAACGGAATCCTTATCCCTACGAACATCCACTTCAAAAGCGTCGGCACCCAGTGCAATACTCTTTTGGGCCGCCTCAAGAGAATTATCTTTTGTTCCGTCGTTTCCCGTATGCCCAGTTATCATCGGACCATCCATGCTGAATTTCCTGTATCATAGGTTTGTACAACCGGTTGTATTTTGGTCTAAAAAAATACAACCGGTTGTATTGACTCTATGATACCACACATCGTAGAATGACGAAAGTTTTTTTCATTTGTATGAGCCTTCTAAGAGATTTTCATGAGGAGATGGAAATGCCTGTTAGATTAATTGATATTGCCCATCTCATGGGGGTTTCGAAGTCGACTGTGTCCCGGGCGCTCCAGGGGTCCCCACGCGTAAAAGAAGAGACCAGACGTCTGATCATGGAAAAAGCTCGGGAAATGAATTATCGTCCCAACTCGCTGGCAAAGGCAATGGCAACAAAGAAATCCGGCATCATAGGATTTCTTATGTACAGAAAATCTCCGCCATATGTTGCACACACATTCTTCGGCCCCGTACTTGACGGCGCAATAGCACAAGCGGCGGAACAAGGTTATCACATTATCCTTGCCGCAGCGGACGATATAGAAAACACCTTTGATGAATACTTCATACAGGACAGCATAGATGGGGCAATGATCGTTTCATTTTATCCCAATGAGGTTATTAAGGAATTCGAAAAAAGAAAAATACCGCTGGTTGTCATCAATAACGTAGTGGATTCCAAGAAAAATACATTCATTATCGACGATAATTACCGAGGCGCCTCCAGCATCATGGAACATCTTATAAAGGAGAGGGGGCATACCAAGATTGTACATATCAACGAGGACCTGAACCACCCAAGTTTCAGCATCAGGTATCGTGCGTATCTCGATATGCATAAGCGGTACAATATTCCCGTATTCTCAGAACCCTATCGAGCAAAACACACGACTTTCCAGGAAGGAATCAGCATGATGCAAAGGATTCTTCATCAAAGGGATCTTCCCACCGCTGTTTTTGCGGCAACAGATACCCTGGCCCTCGGAGCCATGCATGCAATACAACAAGAAGGTCTCAACGTTCCGAAAGATATTGCCGTGGCAGGCTATGATGATATTGAAGCCGCCGCAATGAGCAATCCGGCACTAACGACAATAGCCGTCGACAGGGGGGAAATCGGCCGGGCCGCAGTACAGTCGCTTATACAACAGATCGCCGATTCGGAAAAAACGGGCCGGATCATTACCATAAACAATCAATTAATCATCCGCGAGTCCACATAAGAGATAGGAGCTGCCCCGGAGAAGGGGCAGCAGTCTCATTTGCCTATATGCTAAATTCCGGCAGTTTTCGTGGTACCAACGGTTCCCTTCTCAAGCGGGCGATGGCCTCGGCAGCGGCTTCTGCCGCACTGGTGGTCGTCGTATAGGGAATATGAAGACGCATGGCCTCACTTCTAATCTCATCGTCACCACGCCGGGCATTGCTTCCCATGGGGGTGTTTATCACCAAGGCTATCGTTCCCCTACGAAGGTGGTCGATGATATTGGGGTGGCCTTCATGGACCTTCAGAATGACCTCGCTCATGATGCCGTTGCGAAAAAGGTCCCAGGCGGTCCCACGGGTAGCGGCTATTCGAAAGCCCATATCCGCAAGTCGGCGGACAGTGGGAAGTATGGTTCTCCGGTCCCGCCTGTTGACGGAAACAAAGACGGTTCCATCGACCGGCAGGATGTTTCCAGCTGCGATTTCCGCCTTTGCAAAGGCCTCGCCGAAATCGGAACCGAAGCCGGCAACCTCCCCTGTCGAGCGCATCTCAGGCCCGAGCAGGGGATCAAAATCAGGAAATCGTTCACTGGAAAAAACGGCCTCTTTCACCGCCCATCCGACAACACAGTGTCCCTCACCGATACCATCTTCTCCGATGACCCCCTGGGAGGTAAGCGTTTTGCCGCTCCAGATTCCCACGGCCAGATCGAGCAGGTCGACCCCGGAGGCTTTGGAAAGGAACGGAACGGTACGTGAGGCGCGGGGGTTAACTTCGAGAAGGTAGAGCTCTCCGTCCCGCACGGCGAACTGGATATTGAGGAAACCGACGATCGGGAGCTCCCTTGCGATTATGAGGGCAGCCTGCCTCATCTGACGGTGCATCTCAGGCAGCTGCTTCCAGGCTGGAAAAACGGCCGCAGAATCTCCCGAATGAACCCCAGCCGCCTCGATATGCTGCATGATCCCCCCAATATAGATCGACTGGCCGTCGCTGACCGCATCAAGGTCATACTCAAAGGCATCCTCGAGAAAACGATCGACAAGAATGGGGCGGGAAGCGCCCATCGGGGGCTTGGTTTCCAGAAAGGCTTCAAGCTCTTCGGGACCGTAGGCGATATACATGCTTCTTCCGCCGAGGACAAAGGAGGGACGCAGCAAAACCGGATAGCCAAGATCGGCCGCAGCATCCCGTATTCCGGCAGCGGTCGAAGCGCTCCGATTATCGGGCTGTCGAAGCCCCAGCTTGCGAACCAGGTCGGCAAAGGATCCCCGCCCCTCGGCCCTTGAAATAGAGGATGATGCCGTTCCGATGATGTTTGCACCGGCGGCCTCAAGTTCTTCAGCAAGGTTTAGCGGGGTTTGTCCCCCGAGCTGTACCACAACATCGCGAATCTGCTCTTTTTCCATAATGGAGAGCACCTCTTCCGCAGCAAGGGGCTCAAGGTAAAGCCGATCCGAACTGTTGTAGTCGGTGGAGACGGTTTCGGGATTTGCATTTACCATGATGGTACCGACCCCACGTTTCCTCCAGGCAGCCGATGCCATGGTGCAGCAGGTATCGAACTCCAGTCCCTGTCCGATTCTGTTTGGTCCCGATGCAAGGATCAGGACCCGGCGAGAGCCTTCGAGAAAGCCTCCCTCATCCTTCTCTCCCCAGGTCGAGTAGAAATAGGGGGTCTCGGCAGCAAACTCTCCCGAACAGGTATCGACCAGATGGTAGGAAGGCCGCATATCGCTGCGCTTTCGTAGGGCAGAAACCGCAGCAGGTTCCAACCCCGCAAGCCTGGCAATCCGGCGATCGCTGAGCCCCATACGCTTTGCGGAAAGAAGCAGATCGCCTCCCTCCCCGTCCGATGAAAGCCCTCCGTCGGCGATCTGCTGTTCCAAGCCGCTTTGCTCAAGGAGTTGGGAAAGGAACCAGGGATGGAAGCCGCTGACGGAAGAGACCGCTTCAAGGGATTGGCCCTGTCCCAAAAGCGTCAGGGCGGCGCGAAGTCGCTTTGGATGCGGAGAGGCGAGAATTCTACCGGCATCGGCGATCAGCTCAGGAGATTCAAAGGGTTCGAGCCCCTCATGCCCCTCTTCGAGGGAACGGAAGGCCTTATTAAGGGCTTCCAAGAAAGAGCGACCGAGGGCAAGGGCCTCTCCCACGCTTTTCATTCTGGTACCGAGAAGCTGGTAGCCGGAGGGAAATTTGGCGGTTTCAAACCGGGGGACCTTGACGGCACAGTAATCGAGTACAGGCTCGAAACAGCTTGCCGTCTTTCCCGTAATCTCATTGAGGACCTCATCAAGGGTGTAACCGACGGCGAGCTTCGCCGAACAGCGGGCGATAGGAAAGCCGGTGGCCTTGCTGGCAAGGGCCGAAGAACGGGAGACTCGAGGGTTCATCTCGATCACCACCATGCGTTCTCCATCCTTCGGCATGGCGAATTGTACGTTACTGCCGCCGCAGTCCACACCAACGGCACGAAGGATATCGATGGCAGCGGTCCGCATACGCTGGTACTCTATCTCGGTAAGGGTCTGGGCCGGGGCAACCGTCACGCTGTCTCCAGTATGAACCCCCATGGGATCGACATTTTCGATGGAGCAGACGACTACCGCGTTGTCGGCCTTATCCCGCATCACCTCCAATTCGAACTCCCGCCAGCCGATAAGAGATTCTTCGACAAGGGCGGTACCTACAGGACTCTCCCGCAGGGATTCGGCGAGGAGACGCTCCAGCTCCTCCAGGCTATTCGCAACCCCTCCTCCCTTGCCTCCCAGGGTGAAACTGGGACGAACAATCAGAGGAAAGCCCGCCTGTTCGGCAAAGGCAAGGCCCTCATGCACCTGTCGGCACAGGACGGAAACGGGAGACTCCAGGCCGAGGGAGGTAACGACCTCCTTAAAACGGCCCCGGTCTTCGGCCAAATCGATGGACTCCATAGAAGCACCGATAATCTCGACGCCGAAGCGCTCGAGGACCCCGGCACGGGCAAGCTCGCCGGCAAGGTTGAGTGCGGTCTGCCCCCCCATGGTGCTCAGTAAAGCGTCGGGACGCTCCCTCTCAATGATCGCGGTCAGGCTCTCAAGGCTTAGGGGTTCGAGGTAAATGGCATCGGCACTCCCCGGTGTTGTCATAACCGTGGCGGGATTCGGATTTACCAGAACAACGTGATACCCCTCCTCCTTGAGGGCCCTGACAGCCTGGTTTCCGGAATAGTCGAACTCACAGGCCTGGCCGATGACGATAGGGCCGCTGCCGATGATCAAAATAGTATGTATATCATCTCTCGCGCTCATGGATGCACCTCGTTTTTATTCTGTAAAAGCGTATCGATCCAGCGATCGAATAGGATCGTCGCCTCTCTCGGTCCCGGAGAGGCCTCGGGATGGAACTGAACGGATGAGGCTGCCAGATGTTTATGCATGATACCTTCAACCGATCCATCGTTGGCATTCACATGGCTCACCACAACATCTTCGGGAAGAGAATCGGGATCGACCTCAAAGCCGTGATTCTGGCTCGTCACATAGACACGTCCCGTGGCCATCTCCCGTACGGGATGATTAGCGCCGTGATGGCCAAAGGCCATCTTTCTTGTCTTACCTCCCAGGGCCGTGGCGAGGAGCTGGTGTCCCAGGCAAATTCCGAAAACGGGAACCTTGCCGACAAGACCGGCCACCGTTGCAATCTCAAGATCGAGAACTGCAGGATCACCAGGACCATTTGATAAGAGCACACCATCTGGATGCAGAGAAAGTACTTCTTCCGCAGTTGAAACAGAGGAAAGCACAACAACGTCGGAACCGCAACGCTTCAACTCCCGAATGATACCGCCCTTCACCCCGTAATCAATCAAAGCGACCCTAACCTTCGCCTCGTTCGCAGAAAAACTCTTTTCGACGGCCGAAGACCCTTTCTCCGTTCCGCTTTTGCGCGCGAGGGCCTGCCCCTCCATGGAAGGGATGGCCCTGACGCGCTTCAGGGCCCCATCAAGCCAGCTATCGGAGGGGAACCGGGCATCGTCATTGAGGCGAAAAAGCATTCCGTTGCGGCTTCCTCCATCCCGCAGGCTGATGGTCAAAGCCCTGGTATCCACGCCGCAGATTCCGCAGATGCCGTAGCTCTCGAGAAAATGAGAAAAGGAGATTCGCCCGGCCGGGATCGGTCCGCTGTAGAGATTTCTGACGACAACCGCAGCGGCCTTTGGACAAAAACGCTCATTTCGATCGGCAGAAACACCGGTCTCACTCCAATCTTCATCACAGCCGTAGTTGCCGATATGGGCAGAGGTAAAGACAAGGATCTGCCCCGCATAAGAAGGATCGGTTACCATCTCATGATACCCGCTCATGCTGGTATTAAATACAACCTCTCCAGCAGCGTTTTTGCTTGTTTCCTTCGGAACATCATCCAGCAACGGAGCAGGGGATCCAAAACCATTACCCGGAAACCAGCTTCCGTCGCTCAGTAAAAGCAGCGTGTTGCTCACAGTCGCCTCCCGTATAAAAATACAACGATTTTCGTACAAAATGAATAATTATTCACTTATTGTTGCAAATACTACCTGAATATTCATTTTACTGCAACAACAAGGAGAAATTTGTTTTTATTTTACTTCTTGTTGCATTTTTTTCCTGTGCGGTCGTAAACAAGGAAATGTACACTTTTCTTGCTTTTCACTTTGCAAGGTACTATTATAATAGATAGTTTAGATATTTTTTATATCCAGGAGGAACAGAGGCCAGTGGGAAACAAGGAGCCTCGGAACATTCTTCTGGTGGATAGCGATGGAATTATCGCATCGACCGGAAAAGAACTCCTTCAGCGGCACGGCCATAGGGTTACCACAGCACAAACAGGCCGGCAAGCCGTTACCATAATCAACGCCCATGAAGAAATAGAGATCGTCTTAACGGAGATTGATATCGATAGATCGATGAATGGGGCAGAGACAGCCCGTCAGATTCTTGCGCTCAGGGAACTGCCTATCCTTTTTCTAACAGACAGGCGAGACAAAGAAGCCCTTGACCTGATACGCGATATACCAAGTTATGGCTATATTCTCAAAGCATCCGGTGAATATGTTCTTATCAAAGTCCTGAACATGGCGTACGACTTCTTCCGAACCCAAAAAGAGCTCGTAAAAAAAGAACGCCTTTATCGTTGGGTAGCAGACAACAGCAGCGATGGTATTGCCGTTATCGAAAATCATAAAACAAATTTTGTATCTCCGGCCTATTTACAGATGCTGGGATGTACATCACTGGGCGATCGCGAGATATCCCTAGACGATCTATTCAAACGCGTTCATCCTGACGATCTGCCGAGAGTAAAAAACAATATCGCGGCCGCAATCGCAAACGGAAGCAAGCGCCTACGACATCGCTACAGGATCATCAAATCAGATGGTTCATATGCATGGATCGAGGATAATGTGGCACTATTCTATCATAACGGGCAATATCAATTTTCTATTATCAATGGAAGAGACGTGACCGAGTACCAGCTTGCGCGAGAGCGGCTCTCGGCAAAAGAGCGAGAGTACCGATCGCTTTTTGAAGGGGCCATTCACCCTATTATTATCTTCGACAGCAACGGGGTTATCGTCGATCTGAACCAGGCGGCGGCGGAAGATGTGGGAGCAGCGAAAGAACACCTTGCCGGCAAGGCCATTACTTCACTTTTTCCCGGCTTTTCCAGGGTATTGCTTGATCGTATTCGCAACTGCTTACAAACAAATAAAAAGATGGAATATACCGACACCGTGAAGTGTTCGGAAGGAGATGAACGACATTACACGAATATCTTTCAACCGACCCCGTACGAGGCGGGAAAACAGCGACTCGTTCAGCTCTTTGCCTACGATATCACCCAACATAAAAACGCAGAAATCGCCCTGCGAAAGAGTGAAGAACGGTTTAGCTATGCAATGGAAGCATCAAATGATGGCTTATGGGACTGGACCCTTTCTTCCAACGAGGTGTACTTCAGTCCCGCTTGCGAAGCAATAGTAGGCTATAAGCCCGGAACCCTGCCGCGAACCATTGCCTCATGGACAAACATGCTCCACCCTGAAGACCGGCCCACAGCAATTCAGGCACACCGCGATTGCATTGATAATAAAAGTGATACCTTCCGGCTTGAACAAAGGATAGTAAGTAAGGACGGGACCCTGCGGTGGATACTCTCAAAAGGCAAAGCCGTGGAACGGGATAAGAGCGGCAAAGCCCTCAGGCTTGTTGCCGTACATACCGATATAACCGAACGAAAACAAGTAGAAGAGAAACTGCGAAAGGCCCTGGATGAGAAAGACGCACTCATGAGGGAGATGAACCACCGAATCAAGAACAACCTTGCAATGGTCTCTTCCCTTATCAGCCTTAAAGAGTTCTCCATGGGCCCCAACAGCGATCTTTCGGATATCCGTTCCCAGCTTGAAGCGATCCGGACCATTCACGATAAATTGAGCCGTTCCAACAGTACGCTCAATATTAAGCTAAAAGAGTATATAACGGACCTCCTCACCCCGCTCTTTTTGACGGCTGCAAATATGGAGGTGGCATTGCACATCGATGTCCCCGAACTTCTCATTCCGGCAAAGACCGGAGTAGCCATAGGGCTTATCATTAACGAAGTAGCTACAAATGCCGTCAAACACGGTTTTATCCCTTCAGAAAAAGCTGAGTTCTCCGTCGTGCTGAAAAGGCTTGAAGCCTCGGATGATTTTCTGCTGATTCTTTCAAACAGCGGACGATCTTTCCCCAAAGAGATCGACTTCGATAACAGTCAAACACTCGGATTACAGTTAATCCGCAGCCTGACCGAACAACTGGGCGGAGAGGTAGAATTACGAAGGGAGCCATGGACCAAATTTCTGATAACTATTCCCCGACAGGTACTTGGCAGCAGTCAATAAAT
Coding sequences:
- a CDS encoding ABC transporter permease — protein: MKAYEKAVVQVMKFLNPKRWVHMMGYKKFIEFMVLIVFILFFYGPLLHMFMLAFADTYEVPWVLPRTFGLKWWAYVLSQKSLVSSISLSFIIAFITTALSLAICLPAAYVLARYDFPGRKIVMLSFLLGNAFPHLGLFISMGIIFYKINLMGTFLGVLLIHMLGSMMLMIWLPAGAFRSIPRQQEEAARDAGAGPIRTFFHVTLPMAWPGIAVAAMFTFIASLGENQGTLLVGLPRYRTMPVEMYGVILDYPATAGAVFALILIIPNLILLLLLRKYVGADTISKGFKME
- a CDS encoding glycerophosphodiester phosphodiesterase; translation: MITGHTGNDGTKDNSLEAAQKSIALGADAFEVDVRRDKDSVLILSHNEWEQNGYVSHPHLSEIFELLRHHPEIRINCDLKEDNLPLEVISLASRFGIGSDRLILTGLITLPYLEKHPEITKMSTVYLNAENILEPVYFQLVRREALQPSHQSFYTRPWKYLLERIPGITPHIGLISEMCLRHKVRGVNVPYQYLKDENIGDLKKKGIPLSVWTVNDENELVRFLSCGVENVTTRKVVMAKAIRKHLLGF
- a CDS encoding LacI family DNA-binding transcriptional regulator; translation: MPVRLIDIAHLMGVSKSTVSRALQGSPRVKEETRRLIMEKAREMNYRPNSLAKAMATKKSGIIGFLMYRKSPPYVAHTFFGPVLDGAIAQAAEQGYHIILAAADDIENTFDEYFIQDSIDGAMIVSFYPNEVIKEFEKRKIPLVVINNVVDSKKNTFIIDDNYRGASSIMEHLIKERGHTKIVHINEDLNHPSFSIRYRAYLDMHKRYNIPVFSEPYRAKHTTFQEGISMMQRILHQRDLPTAVFAATDTLALGAMHAIQQEGLNVPKDIAVAGYDDIEAAAMSNPALTTIAVDRGEIGRAAVQSLIQQIADSEKTGRIITINNQLIIREST
- the carB gene encoding carbamoyl-phosphate synthase large subunit, with the protein product MSARDDIHTILIIGSGPIVIGQACEFDYSGNQAVRALKEEGYHVVLVNPNPATVMTTPGSADAIYLEPLSLESLTAIIERERPDALLSTMGGQTALNLAGELARAGVLERFGVEIIGASMESIDLAEDRGRFKEVVTSLGLESPVSVLCRQVHEGLAFAEQAGFPLIVRPSFTLGGKGGGVANSLEELERLLAESLRESPVGTALVEESLIGWREFELEVMRDKADNAVVVCSIENVDPMGVHTGDSVTVAPAQTLTEIEYQRMRTAAIDILRAVGVDCGGSNVQFAMPKDGERMVVIEMNPRVSRSSALASKATGFPIARCSAKLAVGYTLDEVLNEITGKTASCFEPVLDYCAVKVPRFETAKFPSGYQLLGTRMKSVGEALALGRSFLEALNKAFRSLEEGHEGLEPFESPELIADAGRILASPHPKRLRAALTLLGQGQSLEAVSSVSGFHPWFLSQLLEQSGLEQQIADGGLSSDGEGGDLLLSAKRMGLSDRRIARLAGLEPAAVSALRKRSDMRPSYHLVDTCSGEFAAETPYFYSTWGEKDEGGFLEGSRRVLILASGPNRIGQGLEFDTCCTMASAAWRKRGVGTIMVNANPETVSTDYNSSDRLYLEPLAAEEVLSIMEKEQIRDVVVQLGGQTPLNLAEELEAAGANIIGTASSSISRAEGRGSFADLVRKLGLRQPDNRSASTAAGIRDAAADLGYPVLLRPSFVLGGRSMYIAYGPEELEAFLETKPPMGASRPILVDRFLEDAFEYDLDAVSDGQSIYIGGIMQHIEAAGVHSGDSAAVFPAWKQLPEMHRQMRQAALIIARELPIVGFLNIQFAVRDGELYLLEVNPRASRTVPFLSKASGVDLLDLAVGIWSGKTLTSQGVIGEDGIGEGHCVVGWAVKEAVFSSERFPDFDPLLGPEMRSTGEVAGFGSDFGEAFAKAEIAAGNILPVDGTVFVSVNRRDRRTILPTVRRLADMGFRIAATRGTAWDLFRNGIMSEVILKVHEGHPNIIDHLRRGTIALVINTPMGSNARRGDDEIRSEAMRLHIPYTTTTSAAEAAAEAIARLRREPLVPRKLPEFSI
- the carA gene encoding glutamine-hydrolyzing carbamoyl-phosphate synthase small subunit, with protein sequence MSNTLLLLSDGSWFPGNGFGSPAPLLDDVPKETSKNAAGEVVFNTSMSGYHEMVTDPSYAGQILVFTSAHIGNYGCDEDWSETGVSADRNERFCPKAAAVVVRNLYSGPIPAGRISFSHFLESYGICGICGVDTRALTISLRDGGSRNGMLFRLNDDARFPSDSWLDGALKRVRAIPSMEGQALARKSGTEKGSSAVEKSFSANEAKVRVALIDYGVKGGIIRELKRCGSDVVVLSSVSTAEEVLSLHPDGVLLSNGPGDPAVLDLEIATVAGLVGKVPVFGICLGHQLLATALGGKTRKMAFGHHGANHPVREMATGRVYVTSQNHGFEVDPDSLPEDVVVSHVNANDGSVEGIMHKHLAASSVQFHPEASPGPREATILFDRWIDTLLQNKNEVHP
- a CDS encoding PAS domain S-box protein, whose protein sequence is MGNKEPRNILLVDSDGIIASTGKELLQRHGHRVTTAQTGRQAVTIINAHEEIEIVLTEIDIDRSMNGAETARQILALRELPILFLTDRRDKEALDLIRDIPSYGYILKASGEYVLIKVLNMAYDFFRTQKELVKKERLYRWVADNSSDGIAVIENHKTNFVSPAYLQMLGCTSLGDREISLDDLFKRVHPDDLPRVKNNIAAAIANGSKRLRHRYRIIKSDGSYAWIEDNVALFYHNGQYQFSIINGRDVTEYQLARERLSAKEREYRSLFEGAIHPIIIFDSNGVIVDLNQAAAEDVGAAKEHLAGKAITSLFPGFSRVLLDRIRNCLQTNKKMEYTDTVKCSEGDERHYTNIFQPTPYEAGKQRLVQLFAYDITQHKNAEIALRKSEERFSYAMEASNDGLWDWTLSSNEVYFSPACEAIVGYKPGTLPRTIASWTNMLHPEDRPTAIQAHRDCIDNKSDTFRLEQRIVSKDGTLRWILSKGKAVERDKSGKALRLVAVHTDITERKQVEEKLRKALDEKDALMREMNHRIKNNLAMVSSLISLKEFSMGPNSDLSDIRSQLEAIRTIHDKLSRSNSTLNIKLKEYITDLLTPLFLTAANMEVALHIDVPELLIPAKTGVAIGLIINEVATNAVKHGFIPSEKAEFSVVLKRLEASDDFLLILSNSGRSFPKEIDFDNSQTLGLQLIRSLTEQLGGEVELRREPWTKFLITIPRQVLGSSQ